A window from Sus scrofa isolate TJ Tabasco breed Duroc chromosome 2, Sscrofa11.1, whole genome shotgun sequence encodes these proteins:
- the LOC100516783 gene encoding olfactory receptor 1019-like has translation MTNETTVTEFILKGFSDMPELKLISTIFFLFIYLFAFLGNISVIAAVTRDSHLHIPMYFFLKNLSFLDVCYTTVIIPKAMINSLKGSEVISFWECVVQLFLFVMMCAAECFLLTSMAYDRCLAIHKPLLYGVIMSRKMCMELVIVAWFSGALYAIFHTINTFSLWYCGPNVIDHFFCDSSPIMRLSCSDSHTNEEVGFAVGGCIILGAFALTIISYVLIISTIAQIHCAGGRWNAFSTCSSHLTAVILFYVTGSIAYLRPTSHYSPLQGRLVSVFYSILTPSLNPVVYCLRNKDMQVALKKLFVSSK, from the coding sequence ATGACAAATGAGACCACTGTGACTGAATTTATTCTGAAGGGCTTCTCAGACATGCCTGAACTGAAGCTTATTAGcaccatatttttccttttcatctatCTCTTTGCCTTCCTGGGGAACATCTCCGTTATAGCAGCTGTGACCAGAGACAGCCACCTCCACattcccatgtacttcttcctgaaGAATTTGTCCTTCTTGGATGTGTGCTACACCACAGTCATCATCCCTAAGGCAATGATCAATTCACTCAAGGGTTCCGAAGTCATTTCCTTTTGGGAATGTGTAGTTCAGCTCTTCTTATTTGTAATGATGTGTGCTGCTGAGTGCTTCTTGcttacatccatggcatatgaccGCTGCTTAGCTATCCACAAGCCTCTCCTCTATGGGGTCATTATGAGCAGAAAGATGTGTATGGAGCTTGTTATTGTGGCCTGGTTTAGCGGGGCTCTCTATGCTATCTTTCACACCATCAACACTTTCTCCCTCTGGTACTGTGGGCCCAATGTGATTgaccactttttctgtgacaGCTCCCCAATCATGAGACTCTCCTGCAGTGATTCCCACACCAATGAGGAAGTTGGATTTGCAGTGGGTGGGTGTATTATTCTTGGTGCCTTTGCCCTCACCATAATCTCCTATGTTCTTATCATCTCTACCATCGCTCAGATCCACTGTGCTGGTGGCCGCTGGAATGCCTTCTCGACTTGCTCCTCTCATCTTACTGCTGTCATTCTGTTTTATGTCACTGGGAGCATAGCTTATCTAAGACCTACTTCTCATTACTCTCCCCTTCAAGGACGGCTAGTGTCTGTGTTTTACTCCATTCTAACACCCAGTCTTAATCCTGTTGTTTACTGTCTGAGAAACAAAGACATGCAGGTGGCTCTGAAAAAACTATTTGTCTCATCCAAATAG